The following are from one region of the Paenibacillus sp. JZ16 genome:
- a CDS encoding ABC transporter permease yields MAQVETTVNQEPEVRYRRKKKRKTFDEMTYHAMLLPGMAMLFIFSIVPMFGVVMAFQKFIPAKGILGSAWAGLDNFTYMFQLPDAKQIFVNTLVIAVGKIVLGLIVPIVFALLLNEVRLKLSKSTIQTIVYLPHFMSWVVLGTMLTMIFSFDGMINNFLEFLGLERIMFLASNDWFRPLLIVTDTWKEFGYGTIVYLAALTAINPALYESAAMDGASRWKQTLNITLPGMFPTIILLGTLSLGNVLNAGFDQVFNLYNPLVYETGDIIDTFVYRMGLINMQYSFATAIGLMKSVISFVLIVISYRLASRYAGYKIF; encoded by the coding sequence ATGGCGCAAGTGGAAACAACCGTCAATCAAGAGCCGGAAGTACGATACCGGAGGAAAAAGAAACGTAAAACCTTTGACGAAATGACCTATCATGCGATGCTGCTGCCTGGCATGGCCATGCTGTTCATTTTCTCGATTGTGCCGATGTTCGGGGTGGTCATGGCTTTTCAGAAGTTCATCCCCGCGAAAGGAATACTCGGTTCCGCATGGGCAGGTCTCGACAATTTCACGTATATGTTTCAATTGCCGGATGCCAAGCAGATCTTCGTCAATACGCTGGTCATCGCGGTCGGGAAAATTGTTCTCGGATTGATTGTGCCGATCGTATTCGCCCTGCTGCTGAATGAGGTGCGTCTGAAGCTCTCCAAAAGCACGATTCAAACCATTGTGTATTTGCCGCATTTTATGTCATGGGTGGTCCTGGGCACGATGCTGACCATGATCTTTTCCTTTGATGGCATGATTAACAATTTCCTTGAGTTTCTGGGGCTGGAGCGGATCATGTTTCTGGCAAGCAACGACTGGTTCAGGCCGCTGCTCATCGTGACGGATACCTGGAAGGAATTCGGTTACGGGACGATTGTGTACTTGGCTGCATTGACGGCGATTAATCCGGCTTTGTATGAATCCGCCGCAATGGACGGCGCAAGCCGCTGGAAGCAGACCCTGAATATCACGCTGCCGGGCATGTTTCCGACGATCATCCTGCTGGGCACGCTGAGTCTCGGCAATGTGCTCAATGCGGGATTTGACCAGGTGTTCAACCTGTATAATCCGCTGGTCTACGAGACGGGTGATATTATCGATACGTTTGTGTACCGCATGGGTCTGATCAATATGCAGTATTCGTTCGCAACGGCCATTGGACTGATGAAGTCGGTCATCAGCTTTGTTCTGATCGTTATATCCTACAGGCTGGCCTCAAGGTATGCGGGGTACAAGATTTTCTAG
- a CDS encoding extracellular solute-binding protein gives MNKRKKMASLLLGCMMLTVFSGCGGSARDSAQPQISEQDYEPYGKYETPVEFTIGRNTNHVNNLPPGDTIEDNLATRYVEDRVNVKAKVAWETDDMDQKLSLSMTTGDLPDVMLVSRDIFNQLVDNDLIADMTEVYEKTASDGVKNIYASYGDLLLDQVKVDGKIMGLPMTNIGNQHQLLWVRKDWVDKVGAQMPESVEDVWNLARTFVEKNASGTGKTVGMVMDSNAMNFTPVFAARGAFPMNWIEKDGQVVYGSVQPEMKQALAELSAMYKEGLIDKQFAVRTNEEKEALVINGQVGILFNPWWIGYTNYKDSIKQDPDAVWVAVSAPVDENGKFKTIRQDPVGGGIVVVKKDFAHPEAIMKSVNLTTDFLYSLTDDAVNYKKEHPDEMLTDASRWNNDPTQIPMQVDYDDVLKRYYEDLMKADESGDASSVQEDRVVSFKAYQEFKEKGNAIDVNTYGEYLSRIEGQREANNPNLEVIPAGFYGTTETMKLKWANLQKLEEETILKIIMGQAPVDEFDKFVDTWKRTGGDEITEEVNEMSSR, from the coding sequence ATGAACAAGCGTAAAAAGATGGCTTCGCTGCTGCTCGGGTGCATGATGCTGACTGTATTCAGCGGCTGCGGCGGGAGCGCTAGGGACAGCGCACAGCCGCAAATTTCAGAACAGGACTATGAACCTTACGGGAAATACGAAACGCCGGTGGAATTTACGATCGGCCGGAATACCAATCATGTGAACAACCTGCCTCCCGGCGATACGATTGAGGACAATTTGGCTACCCGCTATGTGGAAGACCGGGTGAACGTAAAAGCTAAGGTGGCTTGGGAGACGGACGATATGGATCAGAAGCTGTCGCTATCGATGACAACGGGCGATCTGCCGGATGTTATGCTGGTCAGCCGCGATATTTTCAACCAGCTGGTGGATAACGACCTGATTGCCGATATGACGGAGGTGTACGAGAAGACCGCATCCGACGGCGTCAAGAATATCTACGCTTCTTATGGCGACTTGCTGCTGGACCAAGTCAAGGTGGACGGTAAGATCATGGGCCTTCCGATGACGAATATCGGAAACCAGCACCAGCTGCTGTGGGTACGGAAGGACTGGGTGGATAAAGTCGGCGCACAGATGCCGGAATCCGTTGAGGATGTATGGAATCTCGCCAGAACGTTCGTAGAGAAAAACGCCTCGGGAACAGGCAAAACGGTTGGGATGGTGATGGATTCCAATGCCATGAACTTTACACCCGTTTTTGCTGCACGCGGTGCTTTTCCAATGAACTGGATCGAGAAGGATGGCCAGGTTGTGTATGGATCGGTTCAGCCCGAGATGAAGCAAGCGTTGGCGGAGCTGAGCGCCATGTACAAAGAAGGTCTGATTGATAAACAGTTCGCCGTCCGAACGAATGAAGAGAAGGAAGCGCTTGTGATCAACGGGCAGGTAGGGATACTGTTTAACCCATGGTGGATCGGCTACACCAACTACAAGGATTCCATCAAGCAGGATCCCGATGCTGTCTGGGTTGCTGTATCGGCACCCGTGGATGAGAACGGCAAGTTCAAGACCATCCGTCAGGATCCTGTGGGCGGCGGTATCGTCGTAGTCAAGAAGGATTTCGCCCATCCCGAAGCGATCATGAAATCGGTCAATCTAACAACGGATTTCCTGTACTCCTTAACCGATGATGCGGTCAATTATAAGAAAGAGCACCCCGATGAGATGCTGACAGACGCAAGCCGCTGGAATAATGATCCGACACAAATTCCAATGCAAGTGGATTATGACGATGTGTTGAAACGTTATTACGAGGATCTTATGAAGGCGGATGAATCCGGTGATGCTTCCTCCGTGCAGGAAGATCGGGTGGTGTCCTTCAAGGCGTATCAGGAATTCAAGGAAAAAGGAAATGCCATCGACGTGAACACATACGGCGAATACCTCTCCCGCATTGAAGGCCAGCGCGAAGCGAACAATCCGAATCTGGAAGTGATTCCTGCCGGCTTCTATGGAACCACCGAGACGATGAAGCTGAAGTGGGCCAACCTCCAAAAGCTCGAAGAGGAGACCATATTGAAAATTATTATGGGACAAGCTCCCGTCGATGAATTCGATAAGTTCGTGGACACATGGAAGCGTACCGGAGGCGATGAGATTACGGAAGAGGTCAACGAGATGAGCAGCAGATAA
- a CDS encoding carbohydrate ABC transporter permease encodes MIQSKTLGSRLSRLMIMLALVLITFVSLAPIVNTIMVSVSSSTAVNAGRVYFFPVELNFSSYGQILNDTKFWKAFLISVERVLLGGAINMILTILMAYPLSRSVTQFRSRNKYMWIIVFTMLFSGGIVPWYMVISKLGLINSIWALVLPGAVPVFNVILLMNFFKGIPKELEEAAFIDGAGPLKILLKIFIPISMPSLATITLFVIVGHWNNFFDGIILINDSEKIPLQTYLQQLSLTRDQMQNLSVEQLQQFNKISNTTLNSAKILVSMIPILLIYPFLQRYLIHGIVLGAVKE; translated from the coding sequence ATGATTCAATCCAAAACGCTGGGCTCAAGGCTGTCCCGCCTGATGATTATGCTCGCGCTCGTTCTAATTACATTTGTGTCGCTGGCTCCCATCGTCAATACGATTATGGTGTCCGTCAGCAGCAGCACGGCTGTGAATGCCGGCCGGGTCTACTTTTTTCCGGTGGAGCTGAACTTCTCATCCTACGGACAGATACTGAATGACACGAAGTTTTGGAAAGCGTTCCTCATATCCGTGGAACGGGTGCTGCTTGGGGGAGCGATCAACATGATCTTAACCATCCTTATGGCTTACCCATTGTCACGGAGCGTCACGCAGTTCCGATCGAGAAACAAATACATGTGGATTATCGTGTTTACGATGCTCTTCAGTGGAGGGATCGTCCCCTGGTATATGGTGATCAGCAAGCTGGGGTTGATCAACAGCATCTGGGCGTTGGTTCTTCCAGGTGCGGTTCCAGTCTTCAACGTGATTCTCCTTATGAACTTCTTCAAGGGAATTCCGAAGGAGCTGGAGGAGGCCGCATTCATTGACGGTGCCGGTCCGCTGAAAATCCTGCTCAAGATCTTCATCCCGATCTCCATGCCCAGTCTGGCGACCATTACGCTATTTGTCATCGTCGGTCACTGGAACAATTTCTTTGACGGGATCATCCTGATCAATGACAGCGAGAAAATACCGCTTCAGACCTATCTGCAGCAGCTCAGCCTGACGCGCGACCAGATGCAGAATCTCTCGGTCGAACAGCTTCAGCAGTTCAATAAAATCTCCAACACGACCCTAAATTCTGCCAAAATTCTGGTCTCCATGATTCCAATTCTGCTCATCTATCCATTTTTGCAGCGTTATTTAATCCACGGAATCGTCCTGGGGGCCGTGAAGGAATAG
- a CDS encoding GntR family transcriptional regulator, whose amino-acid sequence MKDAASAKPMYEQIFNEMKRKISTHIFRIGDKVPSEKELADEYGVSRITSKKALDMLAAEGVIVRKPGKGSFVADPDEPVAQRETFSSEGGVVRAASQEKMIGLVITDFSSSYGTRLVYSMEQYSRENDCFLVLRRTFGDQDNEELSIQKLRNLGVNGLIVFPAQGEYFNAEILKLVIARFPLVLIDRKLKGVAAASISTDNLGAAVQVVEHLFDLGHRYISLLSPPPRDTTAVEERIEGFVQAHAARGIAFDKEIWISDVTATLPNAFYESNIEREIQRIVQHLQDHPAITAFFAIEYNIALLAKVAAERLGLRVPEDLSIVCFDSPQLNIGEGYLFTHMRQNEEEMGRLAIETVLGIMNHDDVAVEKRLPAELVVGASTGPVKSR is encoded by the coding sequence TTGAAAGACGCAGCTTCCGCAAAGCCGATGTATGAACAGATTTTTAACGAGATGAAGCGAAAGATCTCCACACATATTTTCCGCATTGGCGATAAAGTCCCTTCGGAGAAGGAACTCGCGGACGAATACGGAGTTAGTCGAATCACAAGCAAGAAGGCATTAGATATGCTGGCGGCTGAAGGCGTGATTGTGCGTAAGCCGGGCAAGGGATCCTTCGTAGCTGACCCGGATGAGCCCGTGGCACAGAGGGAAACATTTTCCTCGGAGGGCGGAGTTGTCAGAGCAGCTAGCCAAGAGAAGATGATCGGTCTTGTCATTACAGACTTTTCGTCAAGCTACGGAACACGCCTTGTTTACAGCATGGAGCAGTATTCGAGAGAGAATGACTGTTTTCTGGTACTGCGCAGAACGTTTGGAGACCAGGATAATGAGGAATTATCCATTCAGAAGCTGCGCAATCTCGGCGTGAACGGTCTCATCGTTTTTCCCGCTCAGGGGGAATATTTCAATGCCGAAATATTAAAGCTGGTCATTGCCCGTTTTCCGCTTGTCCTGATTGATCGCAAGCTGAAGGGAGTCGCAGCCGCTTCCATCAGTACAGATAATCTGGGAGCAGCCGTTCAGGTAGTGGAGCATTTATTTGATTTGGGACATCGTTATATATCCCTGCTGTCTCCTCCACCTAGGGACACGACAGCGGTGGAAGAGCGGATTGAAGGGTTCGTGCAGGCTCATGCCGCTCGGGGCATCGCGTTTGATAAGGAGATCTGGATTAGTGACGTGACGGCTACTTTGCCTAATGCCTTCTACGAGAGCAATATTGAACGGGAAATCCAGCGGATCGTTCAGCACTTGCAGGATCACCCGGCAATTACTGCCTTTTTTGCGATCGAATATAACATTGCTTTGCTGGCCAAGGTCGCGGCAGAGCGCCTCGGTTTGCGGGTACCGGAGGATTTATCCATCGTATGCTTTGACAGTCCGCAGCTGAATATCGGTGAGGGCTATTTGTTTACCCATATGCGGCAGAACGAGGAAGAAATGGGGAGGCTGGCGATTGAGACGGTACTCGGCATCATGAATCACGATGATGTAGCAGTTGAGAAGCGATTGCCTGCGGAATTGGTGGTTGGAGCATCTACCGGTCCTGTAAAGAGTCGGTGA